GAGCAGTTCTACCTTGTGTGGCCGTGGCTTTACCGACGCCTGAAGATGAAGGGGCTTCTTGGCCTCTGCCTGGCGATGATCGTCGTCTGTCCTCTGCTGCGTGCCGCAGCGCTCGACCACGTTCTGAAGACCGGCGAAGTCTTCAGCAAAACCTGGATGATCGCAGACAATCTCGCCATGGGAGCAGTTATCGCCATTCTGCTGCGGATGACGAAGATGAAGCTGCGGACATTTCTTCGATTCGGAGTTGCGACGGTCGCGATTAGCGCAGCCGGTCTGGCATTGCTTGCCGCAACTCACCATCTCGTAAAAGAGGACGTCATTGGCGGCAGCTTCGGATATTCCATGATTGAGCTGATGGGTGCGGGATGGGTGATCATTATGCTGTACGCCTATCGGCAAAGGCCGCTGCAAAGCTGGCTGAAGATCTTCATCTTCTTCGGCGACATCAGCTATGGTCTCTACCTGATCCATATGCTTTGCCTCGAGATCTACGATCGCTACGCAGGCCAGGGATTTCGTACAGACGCGGGAGCACTATGGACACGTTTCCTGATTTGCAATGGAATCGCCATCCTGCTGGCGTACCTGTCGAAGCGCTTCTTCGAGAACCCCATCCTGAAGCTGAAAAACCGTATTCCCGCTGCGATGTAGCTAGCGACCACTCAATCGAACAACAGACAATCGCCGGCTCTCCAACCAATTCTGCACTAGCGTTCTATCGCCTGCGCCGGCTTTGGCTCGGCTGAAGAAAAATAGTGCATGAGACGGGTACGGAGACGAAGCGAGGGCTGTTCGATCACGTAGTAGGAGAACTCTGCCACAAGCAACACCGCAAGCCAGTTTCCTGGAAAGGTGCTGATGAGCTTCAACGATGAGCCGAGGATGGCCCCATTGCCATGGTGCAGGAATAACGTCTGCCAGATGTAGATGCTGTACGACAAGACGCCGATATGCACGACAAACCGGGCGTTGAGGATGCGTCCGACGACAGAGGATGGATTGCGAACGCACCAGAGCAGAAAGAAAGCGATAGCGATCCCGGTAATGGTAAAGCCAATGGGAAATTGCCAGTAGTTCTGAAAGCGAACGGCGAGGCAATCGCACAAAAAGATAACCACCGGTGGAATCCACCATATCTTCGTAGCGAAAGCATAGACTCGCTCGAAGGCCGGTGTGCCTTGCAGCAAGGCGACGACACAGCCAAACATCAGCGAGTCGGCACGCATGTGAAACATGCCGGGATGATGGAGGTAGGGCACCGGCGAAAGATAGGCGGCAACCCGGATGATGGGCGAGACGAGAATGACAGCGATAGCTACTTTAGCGGCGATCATACGGCCCGTAATACCGGGGCGATGCCGCAGACAGAAGTAGAGGACAAAGGGCCATATGAGGTAAAACTGCTCCTCGACGCTGAGCGTCCAGAAGTGCTCGAGTGACCACATGGAACTAGTGGTTGCATAGTTCCGAAAGAAGAAGAGCGCGCTGAAGATGTCGATCTTCGTGACAGCCACGCGACCGAGCCAGGCCATCAGCAGAATGAACGCGACATAAAAGTAGATCGGCGGCAGGATACGCATGGCACGGCGAAAGTAGAAGCTGCGCATGCTGATGGTGCCTTTCTTCTGCTGCTCGTGCAGAAGAAGGCTGGTGATGAGATAGCCGCTGATGACAAAGAAGATGTACACACCGGTATCGCCGTTGAAGATGGCATACCAGAGAGGAGAAAGGTGGTACGGCATCCTCTGCATGGTGTGGAGCGCCATGACAAGAAAGATCGACAGGGCCCGCAAGCCATCGAGACTAGGGATACGAGACATCGATGCAGCTCGGGTGGGGAGGGGCTGGGACATAGTAAAAAGGGCCTCTGTAGGGGCTAATTATATAGTGACCAGTTTACGGAAGTGCTTTGACTTGATAAGGATGCAGGTCTATGCTTCGAGAAACTGGAATAAATCCAGCAGAAATCTGGGGTTCCAGTAAGGCTAACGGCTGAGCGGAGCGAATGGAAAGATTCTGCGACGAGCTGCGATGGGCGCGTGAGCAGCGCAAGATTTCGATTGAAGCGATCTGCGAGGAGACGAAGGTCTCGCCGCGGCATCTGCGTGCGCTCGAAGCTGGAGAGTACAGCGAGTTGCCCGGCGGAGTCTTTCGCAAGGGCATCGTGCGCAGCTATCTTGCCGCGCTGGGGCTCGAGGAAGCATCGTGGCTCGACCGATTTGAGGCAAGCCTGCGCGAGAGCGGCGCTCAAGATACCGAGGTCGAGGACTGGTCTGAGTTTGCCGAGAATGTGCGCAGAAACAGAGGCGCCAGTGAGACCGGAACCAACCTGCAATGGATGGGCGTAGCGATGATGATCGCCGCGTTGCTGGTTGTGGCATGGTGCGTATGGAAGTTTGTCCTGCATGGACGATTGCCTTAGATGATTGCCTGAGCAACAGCACAAGACCCTCCCATTCGATGCAAAATATCGCCATTGAACAGAAAATAGGCACGGATAAGTGCGCTTCTTTGTCGAGGGGACCGGGCGGCAGGTAAAATGGAAGGGTTGCAAACTGATCAGGCTAAGTGTCTGTTCGGGCACCTAAAAGGAGTTGTTTTGGCGACACGCGATAAGTTTTTGTTTACGAGTGAGTCTGTAACCGAAGGTCATCCTGACAAGATTGCTGACCAGATCTCTGATGCGATTCTGGATGCCTGCCTCGAGCAGGATCCGTACAGCCGCGTGGCTTGCGAGACGCTGACCTGCACTGGCCTGGTAGTGGTCGCCGGTGAGATCACGACCAAGGCCTATGTTGACTTTCAGAGCATCGTTCGTGGAACCGTAGCGGCGATTGGATACGACAATGCCCTCTATGGCTTTGATTCCAATACCTGCTCGGTGATCTCGACGATCAACAAGCAGTCCGGCGATATCGCCATGGGCGTCGACACAGGCGGAGCCGGCGACCAGGGCATGATGTTCGGCTATGCGACCAACGAGACCCCCGAACTGATGCCGACCCCGATCTCCTTGGCCCACCGGCTGGTGCAGAAGCTGAGCGAGGTCCGCAAGTCGGGCCTGATGGCTTATCTGCGTCCCGACGGCAAGAGCCAGGTGACCGTAGAGTACGACGCCAACAACAAGCCGGTGCGCGTAGATGCAGTCGTCATTTCGACGCAGCATGCAGACAATATCGGCAACGACGAGCTTCGCGCAGACATTTTGAAGCATGTCATTCAGGCTGTCATCCCTGCTGAACTGCTGGATCAGGACACGAAGTACCACATCAATCCGACCGGCCGCTTTGTCGTCGGCGGACCGATGGGCGACACCGGATTGACCGGCCGCAAGATCATCGTCGACACCTACGGCGGCATGGGCCGTCATGGCGGCGGAGCCTTCAGCGGCAAGGACGCGACCAAGGTGGACCGTTCGGCTGCCTACATGGCTCGCTATGTGGCGAAGAACATCGTCGCTGCTGGCCTGGCCGACCGTTGCGAGGTGCAGCTTGCCTATGCCATCGGCGTGGCTGAGCCGGTGAGCGTGCTGGTCGAGACCTTCGGCACAAGCAAGATCGATGAGTCCAAGCTCGAAGCACTGGTGCGGAAGAACTTCTCCCTGACCCCGAAGGGGATCATCGAGAGCCTGAACCTGCGTCGGCCAATCTTCAAGGCGACCGCAGCCTATGGTCACTTCGGACGCAAAGGCGAGGGCTTCGCCTGGGAGGCAACCGACAAGGCTGCCGCTCTCAAGGAGCAGGCCGGTCAGCTGGCTGCCAAGTAAGTCTTTCTGCAAGATTGAAGAAGAGGCGGGCCTTCGGGCCTGCCTCTTCTTTTTTTGGCACGACCTAAGTTTGCATGAACGAATCGGAGTGTAGCGCAGTGCATCAGTAGAGGAAGATACTGAAATGACGATGGCTGATAGAACTTCCAGAGCGAGTGCAGTTCCGAGTGTGTTTGCAGGCAAGCAGTGGCAACAGGTGCTGGAGCGGGATGCCAGCGCGGATGGACAATTTTTCTATGCGGTGAAGTCGACGAAGATCTACTGCAAGCCCAGTTGCCCGAGCCGCAGGCCTACGCGGAAGCAGGTAACGTTCTTCCCTACCACGGCTGCTGCCGAGGCTGCAGGGTATAGGCCCTGCATGCGCTGCGAACCGGAGCGGACCAGGCCGAAGGACGATCCTCAGGCTGGAGCAATCACTGCCGTCACGGAGTACCTGAAGGAGCACGCAGACGAGCGCACCAAACTCGCCGATGTTGCCAAAGCTACCGGCGTGGGGCGGCTGACGATTCTGCGCGGGTTCAAGCGCGTATTGGGTGTCACTCCGGGGCAGTACGCCAAGGAGCAGCGACTGGCGAAGTTCAAAAACAAGATGCGCGAGCCGAAGACGCGGATTACGGACGCGATCTACGAGGCTGGATTCGGATCGAGCAGCAGGCTCTATGAAAAGAGCGAAGCTTCATTGGGAATGACTCCGCGAACGATGCGCGCAGGTGGGGCTGGGTTGTTGATTCGCTACTGCACAGCGGCTAGCCCGCTGGGGCGAATGCTCGTAGCGGCAACCGACGTAGGCGTCTGCTCGATTGCGTTTGGCAAGGACGATGCCGAGCTTGTGGCCAATCTGCGCGAGCAGTTCAACAAGGCGCAACTGGTGCAGGCAAAGGGCAACACCGGATGGCTGGCGGACGCGGTTGCATTTGTGACGAGCCAGTTGGGCGAGCATCCGTTGGCGGCTTCCTTTCCACTGGATGTAAGAGCAACGGCATTTCAGCAGCGCGTCTGGAAGGCATTGCAGCAAATTCCGCGAGGAGAGACGCGCAGCTATGGAAGCATCGCAAAAGAGCTGGGCAGGCCAACTGCCGCTCGTGCAGTAGGAACAGCGATTGGGTCGAATCCAGTGGCCGTTGTTGTGCCCTGTCATCGGGCGATACACAGCGATGGCAGTCTGTCGGGATATCGCTGGGGTGTCGAGAGGAAGAAGAAATTGCTACAGGCAGAAGGTGCTTACTGACAGTGAAGTTCCACTCCGAGACCGCTTGTTGATTGCTCAGAATGATATCCTGAGAGGACTTGCAAGAACATCTGGAGAGTCTTAAGGAGCAGCGATGGCGACAGCAGTTGTGGATAGAGCAGGGGTGGCTTCCGAGTATAAGGTAGCGGATCTTTCGCTGGCAGAGTTTGGGCGCAAGGAGATCGATATCGCCGAGCAGGAGATGCCCGGCCTGATGTCGATTCGCAACAAGTACGCCGCAGGCAAGCCGCTGGCAGGCGTTCGCGTGACCGGATCGCTGCACATGACCATCCAGACGGCCGTACTGATTGAGACGATGGTTGCTCTCGGTGCAGACGTTCGCTGGGCGAGCTGCAACATCTTCTCGACGCAGGACCACGCGGCGGCGGCAATTGCTGCAGCGGGCGTTCCGGTATTTGCGTGGAAGGGCGAGAGCCTCGAGGAGTACTGGTGGTGTACCGACCAGGCACTGCGGCACAAAGGCGGTCTTGGACCACAGATCGTCATCGACGACGGCGGCGACGTGACCCTGCTGATCCACAAGGGCGTGGAGTTGGAGAAGGGCGATGGCTGGGTCAACACTCCCTCCGGAAATCAGGAAGAGGGCGTCATCAAGGACCTGCTGAAGAAGATTCATAGCGAGGACGCCACCTACTTCCAGAAGCTGGCGAAGGAGTGGCGCGGTGTTGCCGAGGAGACAACGACCGGTGTTCACCGTCTGTACAAGATGATGGAGCAGGGCAAGCTGCTGGTGCCTGCCATCAACGTGAACGACTCTGTCACCAAGAGCAAGTTCGACAACCTCTATGGCTGCCGCGAGTCGCTGGTTGACGGCATCAAGCGCGCAACCGACGTGATGGTTGCGGGTAAGACGGCTGTGATCTGCGGTTACGGCGATGTCGGCAAGGGCTCTGCGGCTTCGTTGCGCGGTCTGGGTGCGCGCGTGATCGTCACCGAGATCGATCCGATCAACGCGCTGCAGGCAGCGATGGAAGGATATGAGGTCACGACGCTCGAAGAGACGTTGGGCCGCGGCGACATCTATGTCACCTGCACCGGCAACGTCGACATCATCACCTTCGAGCACATGCAGCAGATGAAGGACCAGGCGATCGTCTGCAACATCGGCCACTTCGACAACGAGATCCAGATGGACCAGCTGAACAGCGCCAAGGGCGTGAACAGACTGAACATCAAGCCTCAGGTCGACAAGTACACCTTCCCCAGCGGCAACAGCATCTTTGTGCTGGCCGAGGGACGTCTGGTGAACCTCGGCTGCGCGACGGGTCACCCGAGCTTCGTGATGAGCAACAGCTTCTCGAACCAGACGCTGGCTGCGCTCGATCTCTGGAAGAACAAGGACACCTACAAGCCGGGCGTTTACATTCTGCCGAAGAAGCTGGACGAAGAAGTAGCGCGTCTGCATCTGGAAAAGATCGGCGTGAAGCTGACGACGCTTTCGCCAAAGCAAGCGGAGTATCTTGGCGTCTCGCCGGATGGGCCTTATAAGGCGGAGCAGTACCGGTACTAAAACATAAGCCGAAATGGAAAAGGCCGCGGAGATCACTCTGCGGCCTTTTTCTGTTGAAGGATTTCGGGTAAATGAGCCGCGAATCTAACTAGCTCGCGCTTGGCGGATCGTAGTCGTCCGCCGTGATGATCTGCAGATGATAGCCGTTGATCTGCCGCTGATCGATAAGAATCATGGTGCGTGCAGAGCCGTCGGCGTAGGAGACCTGGGTGCCTGCATAAGCTGCCGGTGTGGTGCCGATGGAAGGAGACCCGGCAGGCAGCATAACCAGTGTGTAGGTACCCGCCGGGGCGTTCAGGTATCCCGTGTTGCTGCCTAAGC
This region of Edaphobacter dinghuensis genomic DNA includes:
- the metK gene encoding methionine adenosyltransferase, coding for MATRDKFLFTSESVTEGHPDKIADQISDAILDACLEQDPYSRVACETLTCTGLVVVAGEITTKAYVDFQSIVRGTVAAIGYDNALYGFDSNTCSVISTINKQSGDIAMGVDTGGAGDQGMMFGYATNETPELMPTPISLAHRLVQKLSEVRKSGLMAYLRPDGKSQVTVEYDANNKPVRVDAVVISTQHADNIGNDELRADILKHVIQAVIPAELLDQDTKYHINPTGRFVVGGPMGDTGLTGRKIIVDTYGGMGRHGGGAFSGKDATKVDRSAAYMARYVAKNIVAAGLADRCEVQLAYAIGVAEPVSVLVETFGTSKIDESKLEALVRKNFSLTPKGIIESLNLRRPIFKATAAYGHFGRKGEGFAWEATDKAAALKEQAGQLAAK
- a CDS encoding bifunctional transcriptional activator/DNA repair enzyme AdaA, with amino-acid sequence MADRTSRASAVPSVFAGKQWQQVLERDASADGQFFYAVKSTKIYCKPSCPSRRPTRKQVTFFPTTAAAEAAGYRPCMRCEPERTRPKDDPQAGAITAVTEYLKEHADERTKLADVAKATGVGRLTILRGFKRVLGVTPGQYAKEQRLAKFKNKMREPKTRITDAIYEAGFGSSSRLYEKSEASLGMTPRTMRAGGAGLLIRYCTAASPLGRMLVAATDVGVCSIAFGKDDAELVANLREQFNKAQLVQAKGNTGWLADAVAFVTSQLGEHPLAASFPLDVRATAFQQRVWKALQQIPRGETRSYGSIAKELGRPTAARAVGTAIGSNPVAVVVPCHRAIHSDGSLSGYRWGVERKKKLLQAEGAY
- a CDS encoding acyltransferase family protein, with the protein product MGSVAQTLTERKRNPELSASVLKPHMPGIDVLRGVAILMVIVFHGFYYSASQFPWHNSFAKALFQVTSGGWAGVNLFFALSGFLITGNLMDSEAKKNYYARFYARRALRILPIYFLILLTLGLLHLASPLYLLLCGFFLANMPGIFLHGAYMSYGPLWSLAVEEQFYLVWPWLYRRLKMKGLLGLCLAMIVVCPLLRAAALDHVLKTGEVFSKTWMIADNLAMGAVIAILLRMTKMKLRTFLRFGVATVAISAAGLALLAATHHLVKEDVIGGSFGYSMIELMGAGWVIIMLYAYRQRPLQSWLKIFIFFGDISYGLYLIHMLCLEIYDRYAGQGFRTDAGALWTRFLICNGIAILLAYLSKRFFENPILKLKNRIPAAM
- the ahcY gene encoding adenosylhomocysteinase, which translates into the protein MATAVVDRAGVASEYKVADLSLAEFGRKEIDIAEQEMPGLMSIRNKYAAGKPLAGVRVTGSLHMTIQTAVLIETMVALGADVRWASCNIFSTQDHAAAAIAAAGVPVFAWKGESLEEYWWCTDQALRHKGGLGPQIVIDDGGDVTLLIHKGVELEKGDGWVNTPSGNQEEGVIKDLLKKIHSEDATYFQKLAKEWRGVAEETTTGVHRLYKMMEQGKLLVPAINVNDSVTKSKFDNLYGCRESLVDGIKRATDVMVAGKTAVICGYGDVGKGSAASLRGLGARVIVTEIDPINALQAAMEGYEVTTLEETLGRGDIYVTCTGNVDIITFEHMQQMKDQAIVCNIGHFDNEIQMDQLNSAKGVNRLNIKPQVDKYTFPSGNSIFVLAEGRLVNLGCATGHPSFVMSNSFSNQTLAALDLWKNKDTYKPGVYILPKKLDEEVARLHLEKIGVKLTTLSPKQAEYLGVSPDGPYKAEQYRY
- a CDS encoding helix-turn-helix domain-containing protein, with the translated sequence MERFCDELRWAREQRKISIEAICEETKVSPRHLRALEAGEYSELPGGVFRKGIVRSYLAALGLEEASWLDRFEASLRESGAQDTEVEDWSEFAENVRRNRGASETGTNLQWMGVAMMIAALLVVAWCVWKFVLHGRLP
- a CDS encoding acyltransferase family protein — translated: MSRIPSLDGLRALSIFLVMALHTMQRMPYHLSPLWYAIFNGDTGVYIFFVISGYLITSLLLHEQQKKGTISMRSFYFRRAMRILPPIYFYVAFILLMAWLGRVAVTKIDIFSALFFFRNYATTSSMWSLEHFWTLSVEEQFYLIWPFVLYFCLRHRPGITGRMIAAKVAIAVILVSPIIRVAAYLSPVPYLHHPGMFHMRADSLMFGCVVALLQGTPAFERVYAFATKIWWIPPVVIFLCDCLAVRFQNYWQFPIGFTITGIAIAFFLLWCVRNPSSVVGRILNARFVVHIGVLSYSIYIWQTLFLHHGNGAILGSSLKLISTFPGNWLAVLLVAEFSYYVIEQPSLRLRTRLMHYFSSAEPKPAQAIER